From Echinicola soli, a single genomic window includes:
- a CDS encoding phospholipase D-like domain-containing protein, whose protein sequence is MSKFLTGKELEDTVYDIIWETENTLMIVSPFIKLDDYFKKLFDKHENNPRIHLLLVFGKNEKSVKKSMSKADFDYFKKFLNVSIVYVPNLHAKYYGNEKKGIITSINLYDYSFKNNIEFGVFSQQSLLGRFKQSADNDAWNECMEIAENNEVVFIKRPVFESKKIIISLGKSYIKSNILFN, encoded by the coding sequence ATGAGTAAATTTTTAACAGGCAAAGAATTAGAAGATACCGTTTATGACATTATTTGGGAAACAGAAAATACATTAATGATTGTTTCCCCCTTTATCAAACTTGATGACTATTTCAAAAAACTATTTGACAAACATGAAAACAACCCAAGAATTCACCTGCTTTTAGTCTTTGGAAAAAACGAGAAATCGGTTAAAAAAAGTATGAGTAAAGCCGACTTTGACTATTTTAAAAAATTTCTTAATGTAAGTATTGTTTACGTTCCAAATTTACACGCAAAATATTATGGCAACGAGAAAAAAGGAATAATTACATCAATAAATCTTTATGATTATTCATTTAAAAACAATATTGAATTTGGTGTTTTTAGTCAACAAAGCCTTTTGGGTAGGTTCAAACAATCAGCAGACAATGATGCTTGGAATGAATGTATGGAAATTGCAGAAAACAATGAAGTAGTTTTTATTAAAAGACCTGTTTTTGAAAGTAAAAAAATCATAATTAGTCTTGGCAAAAGCTACATCAAATCCAATATTTTATTCAACTGA
- the istA gene encoding IS21 family transposase: MSQIKQLIILNKQGKGIKTISRMLGMSKNTVKAYLVKLEKLLGQTGTSLTIDDLLALEEPEIHSRFHPGNPSYKDPRYDHFKMRLEYFRKELKRTGVTRALLWEEYRQSHPDGYSYSQFCHHLDQHDLARSKPTMVLDHPPGEKLYIDFAGKTIDYIDRETGEVISCQFFVACLPCSDYAFAMAVPSQRIADFLHALACCLEHLGGVPSLLVPDNLKSAVDKADKYEPDINRALEDFANHYGTAVLPARARKPQDKALVENQVNMLYSRVYAKLRNMQFFDLYALNQAIKIRIRAHNQTRMQRRPYCREEKFLADEKNLLGKLPEDRFELRYHALLTVAKNNHVYLARDKQYYSVPYTLIGKKVKVVYTRSMFYVYHEGKKVAVHARSTKGGYSTVEDHLCSQHRHYRDRSPEYYRELARKKSEVLYRYVSLLFEQNRYPEQLYRTCDGLLALSRKSDPDTFDRACKIAMDHQVYSYGFIRNILENNMAHEQPDTTQKALPKHDNVRGKEYYDQQKLQF; this comes from the coding sequence ATGAGTCAGATAAAACAATTGATCATTCTCAACAAGCAGGGCAAAGGGATCAAGACCATTTCCCGAATGCTTGGCATGAGCAAGAATACCGTAAAAGCCTACCTGGTCAAGCTGGAAAAGCTGCTGGGGCAGACAGGTACGAGCCTAACCATAGATGATCTGCTCGCCCTTGAAGAGCCGGAGATCCATTCCCGTTTCCATCCTGGCAACCCTTCCTATAAGGATCCCCGGTACGATCATTTTAAAATGCGTCTTGAATATTTTCGTAAAGAGCTGAAGCGTACCGGGGTTACCAGGGCACTTTTGTGGGAGGAATACAGACAGTCCCATCCGGATGGTTACAGCTACTCACAGTTCTGCCACCACCTTGACCAGCATGACCTTGCCCGGTCAAAACCAACCATGGTACTTGACCATCCGCCCGGGGAAAAGCTTTATATTGATTTTGCCGGCAAGACGATTGACTACATAGACCGGGAAACTGGAGAGGTCATTTCCTGCCAGTTTTTTGTGGCCTGCCTGCCCTGTTCGGACTATGCTTTTGCCATGGCCGTGCCCAGCCAGCGTATAGCCGATTTTCTCCATGCCCTGGCCTGCTGCCTGGAACATTTGGGCGGGGTCCCTTCCCTGCTGGTCCCCGACAACCTGAAGTCGGCAGTGGACAAGGCCGACAAGTACGAACCGGATATCAACCGGGCACTGGAAGACTTTGCCAACCATTACGGTACGGCCGTCCTGCCTGCAAGGGCCCGAAAGCCCCAGGACAAGGCCCTGGTCGAGAACCAGGTCAACATGCTCTACTCCAGGGTATATGCCAAGCTGAGGAACATGCAGTTCTTTGATCTTTATGCGCTCAACCAGGCCATTAAAATCCGGATCAGGGCCCATAACCAGACACGGATGCAGCGCAGGCCCTACTGCCGGGAAGAAAAGTTTTTGGCCGATGAAAAAAACCTGTTGGGAAAACTTCCCGAGGACCGGTTTGAGCTACGCTACCATGCCCTGCTGACCGTGGCAAAAAACAACCATGTTTACCTGGCAAGGGACAAGCAATATTACAGTGTCCCGTATACCCTTATTGGCAAGAAAGTGAAGGTAGTCTACACCAGGTCCATGTTCTATGTCTACCATGAAGGCAAAAAGGTAGCCGTCCATGCCAGAAGCACCAAGGGCGGCTATTCTACCGTTGAAGACCATCTGTGTTCCCAGCACAGGCATTACAGGGACAGGAGCCCTGAATACTACAGGGAGCTTGCCCGTAAAAAATCGGAGGTCCTTTACCGGTATGTGTCCCTGCTGTTTGAGCAGAACCGGTATCCCGAGCAGCTTTACAGGACCTGTGACGGGCTGCTGGCCCTGAGCAGGAAGTCCGACCCGGACACCTTTGACAGGGCCTGCAAAATAGCCATGGACCACCAGGTCTATTCTTATGGGTTTATCAGGAACATCCTTGAAAACAACATGGCCCATGAACAGCCTGATACTACACAAAAAGCCCTGCCCAAACACGACAATGTCCGGGGCAAGGAATATTACGACCAACAGAAACTCCAATTTTAA
- the istB gene encoding IS21-like element helper ATPase IstB — protein MNQIEAQMTRLKLHGMSKTWTALKETRKTQNLTLTEGLEMMLQAEEQERDNRRFRRLESNAGFRYKASLEELKLDKTRGLDDMVLASLSTGDYITKGESVLITGATGCGKSYLASALGHQACIQGFKAAYFNTQKLMLKTKMVRLEGTAIKFFDKLAKADLLIMDDFGLTHLEKQHQMDFMELIEDRHGKKSTIIASQLPISSWYEVIGEETIADAILDRLVHSSYRIELKGDSLRKKM, from the coding sequence ATGAACCAGATCGAAGCACAAATGACCAGGCTTAAACTGCACGGTATGTCCAAAACATGGACAGCCCTGAAGGAAACCCGCAAAACCCAAAACCTCACGCTGACAGAAGGCCTTGAGATGATGCTCCAGGCCGAGGAGCAGGAAAGGGACAACAGGAGGTTCAGAAGGCTGGAGTCCAATGCCGGATTCAGGTATAAGGCCTCCCTGGAAGAACTCAAGCTTGATAAAACCAGGGGGTTGGACGATATGGTGCTGGCATCCCTGTCCACCGGAGACTACATCACCAAAGGGGAATCGGTGCTGATAACAGGGGCCACCGGCTGTGGTAAAAGTTACCTGGCATCCGCACTGGGACACCAGGCCTGTATCCAAGGGTTCAAGGCCGCCTATTTTAATACCCAGAAACTGATGCTCAAAACCAAGATGGTAAGGCTGGAAGGCACCGCTATCAAGTTCTTTGACAAGTTGGCAAAAGCCGACCTGCTCATCATGGATGATTTTGGGCTCACACATCTGGAAAAACAGCATCAGATGGACTTTATGGAGCTCATTGAGGACCGGCACGGGAAGAAATCCACCATCATCGCAAGCCAGTTGCCCATATCCAGCTGGTATGAGGTGATCGGTGAAGAAACGATAGCCGACGCCATTCTTGACAGATTGGTACACTCATCATACAGAATCGAACTTAAAGGTGATAGTCTAAGAAAAAAAATGTAA
- a CDS encoding IS4 family transposase codes for MGKSSNFSGQPIFNQLIKFIDKGEVREIARRHNAERYVKKFTTYNHLIVMLFVAFEGYHSIRETLVGLLANAHKLAHLGLNYVVRRSTLSEANKRRVSDVFADIYMSVYQRHGDSLTDSRLKDADMKRLYIMDSTTISLFKDILKGVGRNPKTGKKKGGIKAHTIIRASDHVPYLVRYSAAVRHDHTFLDEVFNLPGGSIITFDKGYVDYGKYEVLTESGIWYVTRLKDNAVYQARKEFNIPDQADSGVLKDEEIILRYGKNKQQEHRSRRIAYWDSKSERLFELITNNFEMAAEKIALIYKRRWQIELLFKQLKQNFPLKYFLGDNENAIEIQIWSAMLANLLLTLIKSQVKRKWAFSNLVSLVRQQLMNYISLYRFLEDPEGSWRAIIQEDILKNQNTLFPEMRGACP; via the coding sequence ATGGGCAAAAGTAGTAATTTTAGCGGACAGCCGATATTCAATCAGTTAATAAAGTTCATTGACAAGGGGGAGGTAAGAGAGATAGCCCGCAGGCATAATGCGGAGCGTTATGTGAAGAAGTTCACGACTTATAACCACTTGATAGTAATGCTGTTTGTAGCATTTGAGGGCTATCATTCCATTCGTGAGACACTTGTCGGTTTGTTGGCCAATGCCCATAAATTGGCCCATTTGGGTCTGAACTATGTGGTAAGGCGGAGTACGTTATCAGAAGCCAACAAACGACGTGTGAGCGATGTGTTCGCCGATATATACATGAGTGTGTACCAAAGGCATGGTGACAGTTTAACGGACAGCCGGTTGAAGGATGCTGATATGAAGAGGCTCTATATTATGGATTCTACCACCATTAGTCTGTTCAAGGATATTCTCAAGGGAGTAGGCAGGAACCCGAAAACGGGCAAAAAGAAAGGAGGTATTAAGGCGCACACCATCATCAGGGCGAGTGACCATGTTCCTTATCTTGTCCGTTACAGTGCGGCTGTCCGACATGACCATACCTTCCTGGATGAGGTTTTCAACCTGCCCGGGGGCTCTATCATCACTTTTGATAAGGGATATGTGGATTATGGAAAATATGAGGTCCTGACCGAAAGCGGGATATGGTATGTGACCAGGTTAAAAGACAATGCTGTCTATCAGGCCCGAAAGGAGTTTAATATTCCTGATCAGGCAGATTCCGGAGTACTCAAGGATGAAGAAATCATCTTACGATATGGCAAGAACAAGCAACAGGAGCACCGTTCCAGGAGAATAGCCTATTGGGACAGCAAAAGTGAACGCCTGTTTGAGTTGATTACCAATAATTTTGAGATGGCAGCAGAGAAGATAGCACTCATCTATAAAAGACGCTGGCAGATAGAGCTATTATTCAAACAGCTTAAGCAGAACTTCCCTTTAAAGTACTTCTTGGGCGACAATGAAAATGCCATAGAAATACAGATATGGTCGGCCATGTTGGCCAATCTCCTTTTGACCTTGATCAAAAGCCAGGTCAAAAGGAAATGGGCTTTCTCCAACTTGGTATCCCTGGTCAGACAGCAATTAATGAATTATATCAGCTTGTATAGGTTCCTGGAGGATCCGGAAGGAAGCTGGAGAGCCATCATACAAGAAGATATTTTGAAAAATCAAAACACACTGTTCCCTGAGATGAGGGGGGCTTGCCCCTGA
- a CDS encoding aldo/keto reductase, producing MTSTQIGLGMAALGRPEYININPSDQREKSEEAFFDHSLKVLDEAYKSGVRYFDTAASYGKGESFLLEWHQSRNHPDVMFGSKWGYTYTADWQLGYEGKHEIKEHSLQKLEEQWGYSQKLCPALGIYHIHSATLASGVLENEDEDVLEKLAAIKRSTGVLIGLSSSGTEQQEVLEQAMNIAVDDTPLFDTFQVTFNILEQTTFSTLQNAKTNGVKILIKEAMANGRIFPNNAYPYYEKTYTYLSRLADKYQVGIDAIALRFCMDKINPAYVLSGASTIPQLTANLKASTFQLTQAELDSLSKLAVAPEDYWHERSQLKWS from the coding sequence ATGACTTCTACCCAAATCGGACTAGGAATGGCCGCTCTTGGCAGACCTGAATACATCAATATCAACCCATCAGATCAACGAGAAAAGTCTGAAGAGGCATTTTTCGACCACAGCCTAAAAGTCCTGGATGAAGCCTACAAATCTGGCGTAAGGTATTTTGATACCGCGGCATCCTACGGAAAGGGAGAATCGTTTCTATTGGAATGGCACCAAAGCCGAAATCACCCAGATGTGATGTTCGGGTCTAAATGGGGCTATACCTATACTGCTGACTGGCAACTGGGCTATGAAGGCAAGCATGAAATCAAGGAACACAGCTTGCAAAAACTGGAGGAACAGTGGGGTTATTCCCAGAAATTGTGTCCTGCTCTCGGGATTTACCATATCCATTCGGCAACATTAGCATCTGGCGTCTTGGAGAATGAGGATGAGGATGTCTTAGAGAAATTAGCTGCGATCAAGCGATCCACTGGGGTATTGATCGGGCTCAGTTCCAGCGGCACAGAGCAGCAGGAAGTACTGGAACAGGCCATGAATATCGCTGTCGACGACACACCATTATTCGACACTTTTCAGGTGACTTTTAACATCCTCGAACAAACCACATTCTCCACCCTACAAAACGCCAAAACAAACGGCGTAAAAATCCTCATAAAAGAAGCAATGGCCAATGGCAGAATATTTCCGAACAATGCATATCCTTATTACGAAAAAACCTACACTTACCTTTCAAGATTAGCAGACAAATACCAGGTAGGCATCGATGCCATTGCGCTTCGCTTCTGTATGGACAAAATCAACCCTGCCTACGTCCTAAGCGGAGCCAGCACCATTCCACAATTGACAGCAAACCTTAAAGCGAGTACTTTCCAGCTTACCCAGGCCGAGCTGGACAGCCTCTCCAAACTGGCAGTAGCACCTGAAGACTACTGGCACGAGCGATCACAACTCAAATGGAGTTAG